GTAATCACCGCCTGGGCCGTGTTCTCGACCAGCGCGGGCTCCAGCGCCGTCGAGCTGTTGAACAGCGGCACCACGGGGCCACCAGCGCCAGCATCGGGCGTCCCCGCGTCCGGAGTGCCAGAGTCGGGAGTGCCAGAGTCCGGAGTGCCCGCGTCAGGCGGCGCGGTGCTGCCATGGGTATAGCGGGCCATGGGAGTGTCGTAAGCGCAGTTACACGCCACATCCCAGTAGGTGAAGTTGTAATCAATGACATCGCCCGCGACGAGGCTGCTCACCGTGTATTGGTTCCGGCCGTTGGTGACCGTCATCCTGACGTTGAGCTGGCCCCCGTTGTTGAGGCGGTAGTGGATGTCCGCCCAGGACGTGGTGTTGATGAAGACGATGGCGGAGCTACCCGAGCCCTGTGCGCCGTAGGCAGGGGCGGCAAAGCCATCCACTGCCCACAAGGTAGACACCAGCGTGGCAACGACGATTGCGGTTGATCGGGACGACATGGCGGCGCAATGCCCCTTTCTCTCCAAGGCTTCGGTGGACGCTTTGACTCCAGCGAAACCAGCTTAAGCTGTGAAAACGTATTCACGGAAGGTGAAAGGGGCGATTGTCTGAAATCGGACGCTTTCCGGCGGGATTCAGGGGTCGTCGGAGGTGGGTTGACGCGCTGAGTCGAAGACGGGGTAGTAGCACCCGCCCGCCCACTCGTAGCCCTCGTCACCGCAGGGCGGCTTGACCCGGGCGAGCTCGATCCAGCATCCGCCGTTGACCGGCACTTGTGCCTGGCGAGGGCACTGGCCGTCTCCATTGGGTCTGAGCTGTCCAGGGAAGGGGCGGCGAGGCATGTCGAGCCAGAGGCCGGCTCTGGATTGGGGCTGGGAGGCGCTCGCGATGGGCGCGGCGATCACGATGTCCGCGAGCCCCACGGTGCCGCCATCCCAGGACACTCCGGCGTCCGGCGTCTCCTCTGCCGCCTGAGCCACGGGTGGCGGGGCTTCCGCAGGCCATTGGGAAGCGGGCTCCTGGGAAGCCAACGCCCAGGTGAGCAGCACTCCCGCGCTGGCCGCCGCGAGCCAGGTGGAGCGCCGCTCCCATGCCCGGGCCCACCGTGAGCGAGGCCCTGGCTTCGAGGTGCGCTCCGTGGGCGCCATGCAGGGCCGGGGGAGGAGAGGCAGGTCCGCTTCGGGGCCCGCGTGCCGCGCTGCCTCCTCCAGCGCCTGGGCCAGTTTGGCTGCGCTTTCACGGGCCCCGGGCTCCTCCGAGAGCATGCGCAGGATGATGGCGCCCAGGGGCTCGCTCACGGTCACCAGCTCTCCCGGAGGCAGCAGGGCAGGAGGTGGCGGGCAGCGGGGATACTCCTCGCGCTGGGGTGCCGTTCCGGCCGGGGGATAGATGCCGGTCACCATCCGGTACGCCATCACGCCCAGTGCGTACACGTCATCCGCGGGCGGGTACTCGTAGTGGGCGTCCAGGTCGCGCTGGAAGCGCCACTGGAAGCGCAGCGCCTGGGGACTGCGGTAGTGCGGCGTCCCCGGAGGAATCGGCGTGTCCGTGAGCGGGCGAGCGCCGACGTAGCTGCCCACGCCAAAGTCCGTGAGGAAGGCCTGGCCCTTGCGCCCCACCAGCACGTTGTCTCCTTTAACGTCCCGATGCACACCCTGGAGCGCATGCGTGGCTTCCAGGGCGCGGGCCACCTGGGCCAGCAGCCGCATCGCCTGACGGGAGGTGGGCCGCTGCTGCTCGGCCCACTCGTACAGCGTCACGCCCTCCACCCACTGCATGACGAGGAAGGGGAAGGGCGGCCCTTCCGGAGGCTGCCACCAGCCGCTGTCCACCAGGGCCGGCACGCTGGGATGGCGCATGCGCGCGAGCAATTCCGCCTCGCGCGCGAAGCGCGGGTCTCGCGGGTACAAGGCGAGCTTGAGGGCCACGGGCTCGCCGGGCTCGGGGCCGATCGGAACCGCCCGGTAGACCACCCCATACGTGCCTCGGCCGCGCCGCGCCACCACGCGCCAC
Above is a genomic segment from Hyalangium ruber containing:
- a CDS encoding serine/threonine-protein kinase; amino-acid sequence: MEFRQSLGAGPASLPAGTIVGKWRVVARRGRGTYGVVYRAVPIGPEPGEPVALKLALYPRDPRFAREAELLARMRHPSVPALVDSGWWQPPEGPPFPFLVMQWVEGVTLYEWAEQQRPTSRQAMRLLAQVARALEATHALQGVHRDVKGDNVLVGRKGQAFLTDFGVGSYVGARPLTDTPIPPGTPHYRSPQALRFQWRFQRDLDAHYEYPPADDVYALGVMAYRMVTGIYPPAGTAPQREEYPRCPPPPALLPPGELVTVSEPLGAIILRMLSEEPGARESAAKLAQALEEAARHAGPEADLPLLPRPCMAPTERTSKPGPRSRWARAWERRSTWLAAASAGVLLTWALASQEPASQWPAEAPPPVAQAAEETPDAGVSWDGGTVGLADIVIAAPIASASQPQSRAGLWLDMPRRPFPGQLRPNGDGQCPRQAQVPVNGGCWIELARVKPPCGDEGYEWAGGCYYPVFDSARQPTSDDP